A window of Streptomyces sp. DG1A-41 contains these coding sequences:
- the htpX gene encoding zinc metalloprotease HtpX, producing the protein MHSRFRRDRRLTTRMGITLFLLGLVYVGFVAALIVLLKSWVLVVVVAAAVLGAQYWFSDRVALFAMRGRVVEREEYPELHGVVDRLCAIADMPKPVVAVSEMDMPNAFATGRNPDHAVVCVTTGLLRRLEPAELEGVLAHELSHVAHKDVAVITVASFLGVLAGLIVRFAFYSQLFGGGRRDQNTAVIFAAVMGVSAAVYALSFLLIRSLSRYRELAADRAAALLTGRPSALASALTKVSGDIARIPTKDLRTAQAFNAFYFTPALGREPGVARLFSTHPSLEQRLDQLGRISAELGEAAPGGV; encoded by the coding sequence ATGCACAGCCGTTTCCGGCGCGACCGCCGGTTGACCACCCGTATGGGGATCACGCTCTTCCTGCTCGGGCTGGTGTACGTGGGGTTCGTCGCGGCGTTGATCGTGCTGCTGAAGTCGTGGGTGCTGGTCGTGGTGGTCGCGGCGGCGGTGCTGGGGGCCCAGTACTGGTTCTCGGACCGGGTCGCGCTGTTCGCGATGCGCGGGCGGGTCGTGGAGCGCGAGGAGTATCCCGAGCTGCACGGTGTGGTGGACCGGCTGTGCGCGATCGCGGACATGCCCAAGCCGGTGGTGGCCGTGTCCGAAATGGACATGCCGAACGCGTTCGCGACAGGGCGCAACCCCGACCATGCCGTGGTCTGTGTGACGACCGGGCTGCTCAGGCGCCTGGAGCCGGCCGAGCTGGAAGGCGTACTCGCGCACGAGCTGTCGCACGTGGCGCACAAGGACGTCGCGGTGATCACGGTCGCCTCGTTCCTCGGTGTGCTCGCGGGGCTGATCGTACGGTTCGCCTTCTACTCGCAGCTGTTCGGCGGGGGCCGCAGGGACCAGAACACGGCGGTGATCTTCGCCGCGGTGATGGGCGTGTCGGCGGCCGTGTACGCGCTGAGCTTCCTGCTGATCCGGTCCCTGTCCCGGTACCGGGAGCTGGCCGCGGACCGCGCGGCCGCGCTGCTCACCGGCCGGCCCTCGGCGCTGGCCTCCGCCCTGACCAAGGTGTCGGGGGACATCGCCCGCATCCCGACGAAGGATTTGCGCACGGCCCAGGCCTTCAACGCCTTCTACTTCACGCCGGCGCTGGGCCGCGAGCCCGGTGTCGCGCGGCTCTTCTCGACGCACCCGAGCCTGGAGCAGCGGCTCGACCAGCTGGGCCGGATCTCCGCCGAACTGGGCGAGGCGGCGCCCGGAGGGGTGTGA